The Staphylococcus saprophyticus subsp. saprophyticus ATCC 15305 = NCTC 7292 genome contains the following window.
CAAAAAATTCCCCTTTTTGTATATTGAAACTGATATCATCTACGGCTGTTTTATCCCCATAACGTTTTACTACATTTTTAAATTCTATCACTTTTTCACCTTCACTTTAATATACTCAAATTACAATTATTATAGTTTATTCCCTATTTATATATAATTTATGTATTATTCATCAAAAACTCAAAACAACATTAAACATACATCTTATAAAACTTTTTATAAAAATAGCGAAGTTAATTTTTAACAAAAACTAAATCTATGGCATACATGGTTGCATAGAAATATTAATTATTGTCAAATTAACTTCGCAGTTATGTTGTTCATGATAAGTACACATTTTCATTTATATTATTAAGTATATAGATATATTTTTGAAAATTAAAATGTTTAGCTCATTTAACTTTTAGCTTTGTATGTTTGGATTTTTTCTAAAAACATCGGACAGTAATGCTTTAATTTATAACTTCCTACACCATCAATCAAAATCATCTCTTGTTTAGATTCTGGTTTTCTTTTTGCAAATTCTTCTAATGTGAAATCTGAGAATATGCTGACTGGTGGAATACTTAACGACTCACTTAATTGCTTGCGTACGTTAATTAATTCATCAAACAATGCACGGTCTACACCTTCGACCGTATTGATATTTACTTTCTCTTTCGACTTACGTTTAAATGGTGTTGTATATACATCTACTTGGTTATTCAATAATTCTTTGACTGAATTATCACAAGTTAAAATTTCATCGTGTTCATTTAAAAATCCTTTAAATCTAAGTTCATCAATAAGGTGACTGAGATCAGATGTTGTATAATTTTTCATAATGCCATGTGTTGATAGCTGATGATAATCACAATAGCGAATATAATCTGACTCTTCGCCTCTCAACACCTGAATAATCACACTATAACTTTCTTGTTGTTTCATACGTGCAATACAACTGACAATCATCTTAGCTTCATCCGTCATATTGTACGTTTTATTTTCAACGACACAATTACTACATTGGCCACATTCTTCTAATTTTTCATTTGGCTCAAAATAATGAACAAGCGTCGCTTCCAGACATTTCTTAGTTTTAGTATAAAGTATCATTTTATTAAGCTTTTCACCCATTTTATCTTTGTAATCATCGTCTGCTTTTGATGATGAAATAAAATATTGGTGCAAGCCAATATCACGTTCACTAAATAGCAATATACAATCACTATTTAAACCATCACGTCCTGCACGTCCTGCTTCTTGATAATAAGATTCTAAATCACCTGGCATATTGTAATGGATCACAAAACGAACATTAGATTTGTCAATTCCCATACCAAATGCGTTGGTAGCTACTACAACACGGACACGGTCATAAACAAAATCGTTCTGTGCTGCCTCACGTTCTTTATTAGAAAGCCCAGCGTGGTATATGGTACTATCTACGCCGTTGTTTTCTAAAGCGTCATGTAATTCTTCTACTTGTTTACGCGTTGAACAATAAATAATACCCGCTGCATTTTTATGTTCTTTGACGTACTCCATCACAAATTTCTGACGTTGATAAGTCGGATTTACTTTAAAAACTAAATTACGTCGTTTTGTACTTGTTTTAACCTCATCATGCTTACCAATATTCAAACGTTCCATGATGTCTTTTTGAACTTCTATCGTGGCTGTCGCTGTAAGTGCTACAATCGTAAAATCTTGTGGTAATGCAAACACTTTATGAATAACATCTTGATAACTCGGTCTAAAATCATGACCCCATTTTGAAATACAATGTGCTTCGTCAAATGCAACTAAATGAATAGATAGTTGTTGTAATAATCTTATAAAATAAACATTATCAAAACGTTCCGGTGCAACATATAAAAATTGAATCTCACCTTTTCGAAGTTGGGTCTCAATTTCTTTTTGTTGCTTTTGCGTCAAACTACTATTTAAGTAAGCTGCATGTATACCCATGGCCTTTAATTGATCAACTTGGTCTTTCATCAAAGAAATTAATGGGCTGATGACAATCGTCGTTCCACCCAACATTAATCCTGGTACTTGATAACAAATTGATTTTCCCCCACCAGTTGGTAACACACCTAGCACATTTTGATGGTTCATGACTCTAGTTATGATTTCTTTTTGACCAGGACGATAAGTATCATAGCCAAAATAATGTGATAATGTTGACTCCATGTTATAAAATCCCTCATTGTTCTTTTAGTTCTTCAAGTTCGCTCCATCTTGAGATATCTGTTTCATACTGTTCATTTAATTGCTTTTGTTCTTCATTCAACGCTTTTATCTTAGCGTAATCTGAACTTGCTGCAACCATTTCTTCATCAATCTCTTCTAACCTCTGTTCAGTTGTATCAATACGTTCAATGATAGTTTCATATTCTTTTTGCTCTTTATATGATAAACCTTTTTTCTTTTTCTTCTCATTATTTGTTTTATTTTTTGATTGTTGTTTAGCCTGTTGTTCTATCTTTTGATCTTGCTCTTTTTTATATGCTTCATAATCCTCAAACGTACCGATGATGCGTTCCATTTTTCCGTCATGAATATACCAATATTCCTGAGCGACTTTATTTAAAAAGTATCGATCATGGCTGACAGTGATGACGGCACCACCAAATGTCTCAACATAATCTTCAAGAATTGTAAGTGTCTCTGTATCTAAATCATTTGTTGGTTCATCTAGTAGTAGCACATTCGGTTGATGGACTAATAATTTTAAAAGATATAACCTTTTTTGCTCGCCACCTGATAATTTATAGATTTTTTTACCATGTGTTGCACTTGGAAATAGAAATCTTTCAAGCAATTGCGTTATAGATACGGAAGTGCCATCTTTTTCTTTAGCAACTTCACTTTCTTCTCTTAAATAGTCAATCATCCTGATGTCGCGATCGAGACGCTCTTCTGTTTGTTTAAAATATGCGACCTTAACGGTTTGACCAATTTTAAGATTACCTTCATAACTTTGATCTTCACCGCTCAATATATTCAGTAATGTTGTCTTACCTGCGCCATTTGGCCCCACAATACCTATTTGTTGGCCACTTTGAATGATTTGTGTGATGTCTTCAAATAGCGTTTTATCATTTATCCGTTTGGTTAAATGCTCTAATTCAAACACTTGTTTTCCAAGTCTTGAATATGCCAAATTCAACGATGCTTTATCTTGATGTTGTTGCCCTTTCACATCTTGTTCCAAATCATTAAATCTGTTCTTTCTAGCTTGTTGTTTAGTAGAACGGGCTTTAACTCCAGCACGCATCCATGCGAGTTCTTTTTTATATAAGGATTGTTGCTTAGCTTGTTGTTTTTGTTCTATGACTTCATTTTCAGCACGTTTAGCAATATAAGCTTCATAATTACCTGTATATGTCGTGAGTTTACCGCGATCAAGTTCTATGATGCGTGACGATACTTCATTTAAAAAGTAACGATCATGCGTTACAAACAATACTGTATGCGGATATTGTTTTACATAATTGATTAACCAATTGATAGATTCAAAATCTAAATGGTTGGTAGGTTCATCTAAGAGTAGTAAATCAGGTTGTTCTATTAATGTTTTAGCTAAGCCAACCCTTTTTTGTTGACCACCAGAAAGTGCACTCACTTCTTTCGTCGTGTCATAAATACCTAATTTTGACAGAATCGTTTTAATTTCTGCACTATAATCCCACGCCTGATAATTATCCATCTCTTCTTGTGCATTCATCATTTTTTTGAAATCATCATCGCTTTGTGTTGCAGTATATTGATTTAAAGCTGATTCATATGCACGAATCACTTGTAGTGTTTTCGTTTCTGAAGTTAATACAGCTTCAAATACAGTCATATTACGATCAAATTCTTGCTTTTGCGAAGAATATCTAATGCGATAGGCGTTAGGATGCGAGACTTCAGCATTAAAGTCTTCATCTAATCCAGCTATCACTTTGAGTAGTGTACTTTTTCCTGTACCGTTTATACCTACAAGTCCTATTTTTTCACCTTCAGAAATAGACAATTGCAAATCATCAAAAATGATTTTATCGGCATATGATTTATGTAAATGTTCAATTTTGTATGCTTCCATTGTCCAACATCCTTTTAAATATCGAAAATTATAATTATTTCTGTTAAACTTAATTTCAGTTCTATATATTATACACCTTTTTGAACTCAAATGATACAAAGGAGCGAAGCTTATGTCGGAAAATTTCCAAAACTTACCTCCTTATATCCAAGCATTAATAGCAGGTATTATCACTTGGCTACTAACTGCATTAGGAGCAGCAGCGGTCTTTATTTTTAAAAGAGTAAACGACAAAATATTAAATTCTATGCAAGGGTTTGCTGCAGGTATAATGATTGCAGCAAGTTTTTGGTCTCTTTTACAACCGGCTATTGACTATGGCGAAGGTTCATCAGTACCATGGTTACCCGCTGCTATCGGTTTTCTATTGGGCGGTCTTTTCATTCGTGGATTAGATTTAGTCATCCCACATATACACCCTAACACCCAAGACACAAACCAATACCACGAAGGTGTAGGTACTAAAAAACTCAATAAAAACACGTTACTTGTTTTAGCTATTACACTCCATAACATTCCTGAAGGCCTATCAATCGGTGTCGCATTTGGCGGTATTGTATCTGGTAATGGACAAGCGACATTTTTAGGTGCACTTGGACTCGCAATTGGTATTGGTATTCAGAATATTCCTGAAGGTGCTGCCCTATCTATGCCGATACGTGCTGCAGGAGCCTCAAGATGGAAAGCTTTTAATTATGGACAAGCATCCGCAATCGTTGAACCTATATTTGCAACGATTGGTGCAGCAGCCGTATTAATTATTACACCCATGCTACCATATGCGTTAGCATTTGCTGCAGGTGCAATGATATTCGTTGTGGTTGAAGAACTAATCCCTGATTCCCAAGCCAGTAATAACACTGATCTTGCAACGTTAAGTTTAATGGTTGGTTTCATAATCATGATGATACTTGATGTAGCTCTAGGATAAGAGATAAGGCATACGATCATACCCTATTCAAACTTTATAGGATTTCCAGTAAAAAACGTCAATTTCTATTTTTTATACATAGAAATTGACGTTTTTTTCTTTTATAAAATTTTTAGCACATTGTGACGCATTCCCCATACGTAATCAATGCGTGTACTTATCGATTAGGTTATAAAAATAAGCGCCCGAGACTTTGATGTCTCGAGCGCTTTAATGAAATTATTTTCTCTCTTGTCCTTTTGGACCTGTTTTATATTCATACTCTGATGGTTTAATCTTATCGAAATCTGGGTTGTCATAGAATCTCAATAAATCTCCGTTAAGCACGTCATCACTCATCTGTAAATCTTTTTCAGATTGTTGTTTACGTTTTTCGAAGTCTTTAGGTTTTTCTGTCATAGGTTCATTATTCTTATTATCATAAATTCTGCCATTAACATATTTATAGTCTTTGGTTACAAAGTCACCATTTCTAAATGGTACTGTGTCATTGTGATCTTTAGATAATAAATCTGTACCCATCATGAGATAATTTTTCGTGTCGATACCCATTAAGTGTAAGATCGTAGGCATTACGTCTGCTTGACCTGCATAAGTCTTATCAACGGTACCTTCTTTACCAGGAATCTTCAACCAGAAACCAGTTCGGTTTAAATCGTTGAATTTAGCTGGCGTAATATCTTCGCCTAATAATTTTTCCATCGCTTTGTTATGATTTTCAGAGATACCATAGTGGTCACCGTAAATCATAATAACTGAGTCGTCATATAGACCTTTTTTCTTCAATTCATTTACAAATTCTTCTAATGATTCATCTAAATATCTTGCTGTTTGTATATAACCATCTACCGTTGAGTCACCAGTGTTTGGTTTTTCAATTGATGCGTCTTCAGGAGACACTGTAAATGGATAATGGTTTGTTAACGTAATTAAATGATTGTAGAACGGTTGTTTTTCTTTAGCTAAATAGTCAGCAGATTCTTTAAAGAACTCTTTATCTTTAAGACCTAAGTTTTCAATATTATCTTCAGACATATCATAATATGTCGCATCATAGAATTTATCTATACCAAAGTGTTTGTATACTTGATCACGGTTCCAAAATGTTTTGTAGTCACCATGCATAACACTAGATGTATAACCTTGTTGTTGATCTAATATAGCAGGTAACGATTGGTAAGTATTATCACCTTTTAGAGAATACGCTGACCCTTGAGGTAAGCCGAATAAACTGTTATCCATTGTAAACTCTGAATCCGATGTTTTACCTTGACCAGTTTGATGATAGAAGTTTGGATAGTATCTATAGCCTTCATTACCTGTTGAAAGTTTGTTTAAGAAAGGCGTTACTTCTTCACCGTTCACTTTTTTATTAATTAGGAACGTTTGGAAACTTTCTAAGTGAATTTTAATAATATTTTTCTTCTTAGCTGCACCAAAATATTCTTTATTAGGCTCAGTTTGCTTTTGTTTTGTGTAATTCAATACTTTTGTTAAATCATCTTCGTTTGCCAATGCTTTTTGTTGATTATTTTGTATTGTTTTAACACCATCATAAACAGTGAAGTTATATGGTCCTAAGTACTTAACTAAATATTTATGGTCAAATGTACGCGTTAATAATTCTGGACGATCTGATTCAGCAAACGCTAAGTTCAAGAAGAATAATGCGATTGAAGCAGCCATCACGACTGGAACAAATTTCTTACTGAACACGCGCTTATCAAGCCATTTTTGTTTAAAGATTAAAACGAATAAGTAAATGATTGTATCAATAAAGTATACAAAATCATACCATTTGAATGATGCCGTCACTGCACCACCCATAGATTCAACATTCCCAGCTTGATTCAATGTACTAAATGTTAAGAAATCAGAAAAGAATCTGAAGTATACAACATTTGCATATAGTAAGAACGTTAATATAAAGCCACCAATAAAGATGAACCAAAATGCTTTCTTACCTTTGAAAAATAAGAAAATACTTAGTACTAATGCGATTAAACTGTATGGATTCATTAATAAGATTAAGTTTTGAACTAATCCTTTAACACCTAAAGAAAAATCAACATAGTATGAAAAATACGTTTTTAAAGTGACAGTTAATACTGTTAAAATAAAAAACGCAAAAAGAGTCAATTTCTTTTTGTGCAATTTCATGTTTTTATCCCCCGATATAGATTAATAATGGCTGGAATACAATCCAAACCTTGTATAGAATGGCTAAGTTACTTTTTTCAATAAACTTGTTAGCGATGTTGATATCTCTAACTCAGTCTGCGTCCTTATTTGGTTTGTTGATGATACTTCTGGCTAATATTTATTAAAATCTTCAAATCAGATTATAATTTATTAATAATAAAGTCAGTGTATTACTTCATTTTTTAAATTTAATTTTTTAAATATCCATTAAGTTGGCATATTTAAACTATATTGATTTAATTAACGTCGTGTTTTACGAGTCATTTACAAACTTCAATCATTTGTAATGCATTCGTAACAAAACGCACACAGTTCAATTAATAAATATAAAGCAAATCCAGTTGAACATCAAGTAAAAACACACTTTTTTATGTATTTAAGGACTAAATAAATACTTTGTTAACGGCTTATTAAAACGATGTTAACTGGTTATTAATTATTAATATGCCATTTAATTATACGCTGCATATTATGTATATTAATCAGGCTTGAGTCGTATGTCATCATAATTTAATCTTCACTCCAGTGATAGATACTGATATAAATAAAAAAACTGCAATCCAACAAGATACACTTGTTGATTACAGCTCACTAAAGTTTAATTGTTCAATTTCAGTTCAACACTGTTATTTGAGCATTTCTAATTGCATACGATACTCAATACCATGAAATAGTTGATTCAACCAATTTGTGTATTTAATTAAATTTTTCTCCGCGCTTTCTACATCGATAAATTGGAACTTCAATTTAGTACCTTGATGCTTTTGTCCTAATTTAGTTAAATGATAGCTTGCAATTGTACCAATTTGGGGGTAACTACCCAGTGTATAATGATCGTTCAGTAAAATAATGGGTGTGCCATCTCTTTTAACTTGTATCGTGCCAATTTGTACTGATTGATGCGCAGGCATATCTTCATAGAAAGCTTTTACTGGTTTACCTTCTACATACATGCCGACCCTGTTCGCTTTACTCGTCACTTTATATTCACCAGATGTAAATCGACTTAATGCTTTTTGTTCAAAGTCTTCTGTGCCTTTATTTTTAATAACATGGAACACATCAGACATATAATTAAAGGACAATGCGTAGCCATCAATTCCCCAGTCAGTTTGATGTGTTTCTTCTAAATTCTCAAAAAGTTTATGATGACGCTCGGTATAATCACGTTTCATATTGATTTCGTCACCTTTTTTTAAACTTCGTCCATGGAAACCACCGATATTCGATTTAAAATCTGTTGATGTTGAACCTAACCATTCATCTAACTCGAAACCGCCACCTATTGCCAAATACACCCGAGATGTATGCTTCGTTTCAGTAAATGCTAGGACGTCACCTTTTTCCATTAAATATAATTTGTTTGGCAAGACTTTCATATGTGCTGTCTCAGCTTTAAAGCTGCCACCACTCATAGCAATTAATGTAGGCTCCGTAAAACGAAAGCTTGCCATTCTATTTGTCATTTCCAATGTAGCTTCATGTTTATCATTGGCTACTAATCTATTTGCTATTTCATGGGAAAGCGGATCTAAGGCACCACCTGGAATCACACCGTCATGTTCATAGCCTTTTCGTCCAAAATCTTGAAAACTAGAAAATAACCCTTCGCCTTCTATTATGATTGACATGGTTCAAAGCCTCCTAAATCCAGCGATTCCTCTGTCGTTGCTTGAAATACAACATTATCACCAAGCTTAAGTTTGGTGAAATCTTCTAATTCTGGATTAAATAATTTTACAGGTGTATAACCGATCACTAACCAGTCACCATAAGTATCTGTCGTCGTAATCCCCGTCTTTTTGCCTTCGATAATAACTGATCCTGCAGGTATGAAGGTTTTATTACCTCCAGTATGATTGACGAATAAACGTTTAG
Protein-coding sequences here:
- the recQ gene encoding DNA helicase RecQ, producing the protein MESTLSHYFGYDTYRPGQKEIITRVMNHQNVLGVLPTGGGKSICYQVPGLMLGGTTIVISPLISLMKDQVDQLKAMGIHAAYLNSSLTQKQQKEIETQLRKGEIQFLYVAPERFDNVYFIRLLQQLSIHLVAFDEAHCISKWGHDFRPSYQDVIHKVFALPQDFTIVALTATATIEVQKDIMERLNIGKHDEVKTSTKRRNLVFKVNPTYQRQKFVMEYVKEHKNAAGIIYCSTRKQVEELHDALENNGVDSTIYHAGLSNKEREAAQNDFVYDRVRVVVATNAFGMGIDKSNVRFVIHYNMPGDLESYYQEAGRAGRDGLNSDCILLFSERDIGLHQYFISSSKADDDYKDKMGEKLNKMILYTKTKKCLEATLVHYFEPNEKLEECGQCSNCVVENKTYNMTDEAKMIVSCIARMKQQESYSVIIQVLRGEESDYIRYCDYHQLSTHGIMKNYTTSDLSHLIDELRFKGFLNEHDEILTCDNSVKELLNNQVDVYTTPFKRKSKEKVNINTVEGVDRALFDELINVRKQLSESLSIPPVSIFSDFTLEEFAKRKPESKQEMILIDGVGSYKLKHYCPMFLEKIQTYKAKS
- a CDS encoding ABC-F family ATP-binding cassette domain-containing protein, translating into MEAYKIEHLHKSYADKIIFDDLQLSISEGEKIGLVGINGTGKSTLLKVIAGLDEDFNAEVSHPNAYRIRYSSQKQEFDRNMTVFEAVLTSETKTLQVIRAYESALNQYTATQSDDDFKKMMNAQEEMDNYQAWDYSAEIKTILSKLGIYDTTKEVSALSGGQQKRVGLAKTLIEQPDLLLLDEPTNHLDFESINWLINYVKQYPHTVLFVTHDRYFLNEVSSRIIELDRGKLTTYTGNYEAYIAKRAENEVIEQKQQAKQQSLYKKELAWMRAGVKARSTKQQARKNRFNDLEQDVKGQQHQDKASLNLAYSRLGKQVFELEHLTKRINDKTLFEDITQIIQSGQQIGIVGPNGAGKTTLLNILSGEDQSYEGNLKIGQTVKVAYFKQTEERLDRDIRMIDYLREESEVAKEKDGTSVSITQLLERFLFPSATHGKKIYKLSGGEQKRLYLLKLLVHQPNVLLLDEPTNDLDTETLTILEDYVETFGGAVITVSHDRYFLNKVAQEYWYIHDGKMERIIGTFEDYEAYKKEQDQKIEQQAKQQSKNKTNNEKKKKKGLSYKEQKEYETIIERIDTTEQRLEEIDEEMVAASSDYAKIKALNEEQKQLNEQYETDISRWSELEELKEQ
- a CDS encoding ZIP family metal transporter, whose protein sequence is MSENFQNLPPYIQALIAGIITWLLTALGAAAVFIFKRVNDKILNSMQGFAAGIMIAASFWSLLQPAIDYGEGSSVPWLPAAIGFLLGGLFIRGLDLVIPHIHPNTQDTNQYHEGVGTKKLNKNTLLVLAITLHNIPEGLSIGVAFGGIVSGNGQATFLGALGLAIGIGIQNIPEGAALSMPIRAAGASRWKAFNYGQASAIVEPIFATIGAAAVLIITPMLPYALAFAAGAMIFVVVEELIPDSQASNNTDLATLSLMVGFIIMMILDVALG
- the ltaS gene encoding polyglycerol-phosphate lipoteichoic acid synthase LtaS; translated protein: MKLHKKKLTLFAFFILTVLTVTLKTYFSYYVDFSLGVKGLVQNLILLMNPYSLIALVLSIFLFFKGKKAFWFIFIGGFILTFLLYANVVYFRFFSDFLTFSTLNQAGNVESMGGAVTASFKWYDFVYFIDTIIYLFVLIFKQKWLDKRVFSKKFVPVVMAASIALFFLNLAFAESDRPELLTRTFDHKYLVKYLGPYNFTVYDGVKTIQNNQQKALANEDDLTKVLNYTKQKQTEPNKEYFGAAKKKNIIKIHLESFQTFLINKKVNGEEVTPFLNKLSTGNEGYRYYPNFYHQTGQGKTSDSEFTMDNSLFGLPQGSAYSLKGDNTYQSLPAILDQQQGYTSSVMHGDYKTFWNRDQVYKHFGIDKFYDATYYDMSEDNIENLGLKDKEFFKESADYLAKEKQPFYNHLITLTNHYPFTVSPEDASIEKPNTGDSTVDGYIQTARYLDESLEEFVNELKKKGLYDDSVIMIYGDHYGISENHNKAMEKLLGEDITPAKFNDLNRTGFWLKIPGKEGTVDKTYAGQADVMPTILHLMGIDTKNYLMMGTDLLSKDHNDTVPFRNGDFVTKDYKYVNGRIYDNKNNEPMTEKPKDFEKRKQQSEKDLQMSDDVLNGDLLRFYDNPDFDKIKPSEYEYKTGPKGQERK
- a CDS encoding biotin-dependent carboxyltransferase family protein, which codes for MSIIIEGEGLFSSFQDFGRKGYEHDGVIPGGALDPLSHEIANRLVANDKHEATLEMTNRMASFRFTEPTLIAMSGGSFKAETAHMKVLPNKLYLMEKGDVLAFTETKHTSRVYLAIGGGFELDEWLGSTSTDFKSNIGGFHGRSLKKGDEINMKRDYTERHHKLFENLEETHQTDWGIDGYALSFNYMSDVFHVIKNKGTEDFEQKALSRFTSGEYKVTSKANRVGMYVEGKPVKAFYEDMPAHQSVQIGTIQVKRDGTPIILLNDHYTLGSYPQIGTIASYHLTKLGQKHQGTKLKFQFIDVESAEKNLIKYTNWLNQLFHGIEYRMQLEMLK